The Dyadobacter sandarakinus DNA window CGCGGCGACCGTGCGCGCATGTTCGTCATCCTGCTTGTGCTGTCTCTAATGGTGCCGCTGGCCGGTTTTGGATGCTGGGGAAACTACTACTTCACCTCCCTGCCGGTATTTGCTACCGGAAGTATGCTCAATGCAGCGGTGGTGCTGCTGGCGCTCCATGCCGGCAGGTTCAGCTACCGGTACGTGGCCGGCCTGTACAATCAGACAAACCAGTCGGTGTACCGAGTACTGCTGCTTTTTCTGCTGTATGCAGGCACACATCTGGCGCTGATGTATTTTGCATTCCTGATCTACGACCGGTTCAGGCTGTTCGGATTTCAGCTGAACACAGGTAGAGCTTTATGGATGACGTTTTTCGTGGCGAGCGGCTCGCTGATTGCTGCCGGGCTCACGGAGCTTGTGTTTACGTTTACCCAGTGGCGTGACAATCATGATGAACTTCAGCAGCTCGAACAACGCCAGCTCCAGAGCGAGCTGGAAGCTGTAAAGCAGCAGGTCAATCCGCATTTTCTTTTTAATTGTCTCAACTCACTGTCGGTCCTGATCTCGGAGGCACCTTCTACGGCCGAGAAGTTTGTGGATGAAATGTCGAAGGTGTACCGCTACCAGCTCAGCGTAGCCGGGCCGGACAAGGAGAATGTGCTCGTGCCGCTCGATTCGGAGATCCGTTTTATCAGATCATATACCTACCTGCTTGAAACGCGGTTTGAGACAGGCATCTGCATCACCCTGGATATTGCCGACCTGTACCTGACCGGGCAAATGGCCCCGCTGACCCTGCAGACACTGATCGACAATGCGATCAGGCACAATGTAGTTGCCAATGACCATCCCCTGCATATCAGCATCCGCACGACCCCTACCGGGCAGCTTGAAGTGCGTAACAACCTGCAGAGACGATCCGTGCGCGCTCCGTTCAACAGTGCAGGGCTGAGCGTGCTGATCTCGCGGTACAGGTTTCTGTTCAAGCAGGCCGGTACTATCCAGGTTCGTGAGGACAACCAATGTTTCACCGTGACGCTGCCGCTGATATTTACATGAACGCATTGCCTGCATACAGTTCCATCGGTCGTACCATCTGGGTAAGCCTGTTTGGCAGGTGGATGTTCGCCCTGCTTGTACCCTGGTTTGTACCGACGATCAGCTACCTTCTCATTGGTCCGCCCTACCTGGAAAGTTTCAGCAACTTCGCACTGGGCACACTCATGATCTTTGTGATGACTGTGGTGGCGTTTGTCCCGCACGACTGGGCGGCACAATATGTAGCGCGCAAATACCCGTCGCTCAACATGTCGCTTAAACGGGGCTTTTACACGGCCCTGGCTTTCTGGATCCTGACGTTTCTGTACGTATCATTTTATGCGCTGCTCATCATCCGCTTCAAACCTTTTCACGCGGAGCTTGATGCCGGGAAGATGGTTAATGTGTACATTTTTGAATTCTTTGCGGTACTGCTGCTGACCGGCCTTTATGAGCTTAATTATTCCCTCAATAAATGGCGGACGATCAACATCAACAAGGAAGCTATGAAAAAAGCGGGCATGCAGGGGCAGCTGCAAAGTCTGAAAAGCCAGGTGAATCCGCATTTTTTATTCAACAGCCTGAATACGCTTTCGGCCCTCATCACCGATGAGCCGGAGCGGGCCGAACAGTTTGTGGATGAGATGGCGAAGGTATACCGCTACCTGCTGCAGACCAACCAGAACGAGCTGACTACCGTCGCTACCGAAGTGCGGTTTGTGCAATCGTACTTCCACCTGCTGCGCACCCGGCACGACACAGGCGTGGAACTTACCATTGACATTGCAGAGGCCGACCTGCACCGGAGCATTCCGCCCCTGACCCTGCAGCTGCTGCTTGAAAATGCGGTCAAGCACAATGCAATCCTGGAACAAACTCCCCTGCACGTCACGATCAGGTCCATTGGTGATGACCGGCTGGAAGTGAAAAACAACGTACTCGAAAAATCGACCCCGGTGAAGTCAACCCGGCTTGGCCTGGCCAACATCATGGCCAAATATAAACTGCTTTCCGACCGCAGGCCGGTGATTGAGGCCGGTACGGAATCCTTTACCGTCACACTCCCACTGATCGACGTAAAAACTGAACATCCATGAACGTACTGATTGTTGAAGATGAAAAGTTCGCTGTGCGCAAGCTTACCAAGCTGCTGGAAGAAACCGCGCCCGAACTGGTGATCAGCGGTATTACCCCGAGCATAGCCGCAACGGTAGAGTGGCTTGCCGAAAACCGCCGACTGGGCGGCAGTGAGCCTGATATCATCTTTCTTGACATTGAGCTCGCCGACGGTCAGAGTTTTGAGATCTTCAACCGGATCGAGGTAAAAAGTACGATCATTTTCACGACTTCGTATGACGAGTATGCCCTGCAGGCATTTAAGGTCAACAGCATTGACTACCTTCTGAAACCCGTACAGCAGGAAGACCTGCAGCGCAGCATACGCAAGTACTACGACCTTACCGGCACCCAGAAATCGGCGGCAACTTCGCTCCTGCCGCCCGATCTTGAAAATATATTGCGCAACCTGCAGTTACAGCAGCCACAAACCGAATACCGGAGGCGTTTTCTCGTAAAGCAGGGCGCGCGCCTGCTCTCGGTAGAAACAGGTGATATTGCTTACTTCTACATTGAAGAGTGCATCAGTTTTTTCAAAAATCACCAGGGCCAGAAGTTCGTGATCGACTATAAAATGGATGATCTCGAAAACGTGCTTGACCCTGCGAAGTTTTTCAGGATCAATCGCGGAATGATGATCACGCACCAGGCGGTCTTACAGATCCAGCCCTACTACAATCACCGGCTGGCTCTCACATTGAAGCCGCTTTACGAAAAAGAAACGATCGTGAGCCGCGAACGTGCGAATGATTTTAAAATCTGGATGGGTAAGTAGGCACTTTCAGCCGGGCACTAATCCGTGGGATCGTCAAGCACGATCCATACCGGCGCGTGGTCGCTCGTTTTTTCCCAGCCGCGCACATGCCTGTCCACCCCGGCGCTGCGCAGCCGGCCGGCAAGCTGGGGACTGAGCAGAAAATGGTCGATCCGCAGGCCTGCATTACGGTCATATGCTTTCCGG harbors:
- a CDS encoding sensor histidine kinase, translated to MFHRDAAADIYMNALPAYSSIGRTIWVSLFGRWMFALLVPWFVPTISYLLIGPPYLESFSNFALGTLMIFVMTVVAFVPHDWAAQYVARKYPSLNMSLKRGFYTALAFWILTFLYVSFYALLIIRFKPFHAELDAGKMVNVYIFEFFAVLLLTGLYELNYSLNKWRTININKEAMKKAGMQGQLQSLKSQVNPHFLFNSLNTLSALITDEPERAEQFVDEMAKVYRYLLQTNQNELTTVATEVRFVQSYFHLLRTRHDTGVELTIDIAEADLHRSIPPLTLQLLLENAVKHNAILEQTPLHVTIRSIGDDRLEVKNNVLEKSTPVKSTRLGLANIMAKYKLLSDRRPVIEAGTESFTVTLPLIDVKTEHP
- a CDS encoding LytR/AlgR family response regulator transcription factor, producing the protein MNVLIVEDEKFAVRKLTKLLEETAPELVISGITPSIAATVEWLAENRRLGGSEPDIIFLDIELADGQSFEIFNRIEVKSTIIFTTSYDEYALQAFKVNSIDYLLKPVQQEDLQRSIRKYYDLTGTQKSAATSLLPPDLENILRNLQLQQPQTEYRRRFLVKQGARLLSVETGDIAYFYIEECISFFKNHQGQKFVIDYKMDDLENVLDPAKFFRINRGMMITHQAVLQIQPYYNHRLALTLKPLYEKETIVSRERANDFKIWMGK
- a CDS encoding sensor histidine kinase → MRNIFQQPSKISWALVLPFTAGNESGTRMAWGESLVKPGRGDRARMFVILLVLSLMVPLAGFGCWGNYYFTSLPVFATGSMLNAAVVLLALHAGRFSYRYVAGLYNQTNQSVYRVLLLFLLYAGTHLALMYFAFLIYDRFRLFGFQLNTGRALWMTFFVASGSLIAAGLTELVFTFTQWRDNHDELQQLEQRQLQSELEAVKQQVNPHFLFNCLNSLSVLISEAPSTAEKFVDEMSKVYRYQLSVAGPDKENVLVPLDSEIRFIRSYTYLLETRFETGICITLDIADLYLTGQMAPLTLQTLIDNAIRHNVVANDHPLHISIRTTPTGQLEVRNNLQRRSVRAPFNSAGLSVLISRYRFLFKQAGTIQVREDNQCFTVTLPLIFT